The following proteins come from a genomic window of Gammaproteobacteria bacterium:
- a CDS encoding cytochrome c1 gives MSARAAAALLAALAAAPAPAAAADLGYPLQAVEISIHNHAALQRGAKYFVNYCLSCHSSRYARYQWVGEDLGLSEELVRENLILTGGKIGDLMTVAMPEDKALEWFGAPAPDLTLVARSRGVDWLYTYLKAFYLDESRPMGVNNAIFQHVAMPHVLWELQGWQQPVYKENGGANGDRRVIAGFELVKPGLLSEEEYDEVVRDLVTFLAYLAEPAALKREKSGIWVILFLLLLLGVTYFLKREYWKDIH, from the coding sequence GTGAGCGCGCGGGCGGCGGCGGCGCTGCTGGCTGCGCTGGCGGCTGCGCCGGCGCCGGCGGCGGCGGCGGATTTGGGCTATCCGCTGCAGGCGGTCGAGATCAGCATTCACAACCACGCCGCGTTGCAGCGCGGCGCGAAGTATTTCGTCAACTACTGTTTGAGTTGCCACAGTTCGCGTTATGCGCGTTACCAGTGGGTCGGCGAGGACCTCGGTCTGTCGGAGGAGTTGGTCAGGGAAAACCTGATTCTGACCGGCGGCAAGATTGGCGACCTGATGACGGTCGCGATGCCGGAGGACAAGGCGCTGGAATGGTTCGGCGCGCCGGCGCCGGATTTGACGCTGGTGGCGCGTTCGCGCGGGGTGGACTGGCTCTACACCTACCTGAAGGCCTTCTACCTGGACGAGTCCCGTCCGATGGGGGTAAATAACGCGATATTTCAGCATGTTGCGATGCCGCATGTGCTGTGGGAGTTGCAAGGATGGCAGCAACCGGTGTATAAAGAGAACGGCGGAGCCAACGGCGACCGGCGGGTGATTGCCGGTTTTGAACTGGTCAAGCCCGGTTTGCTGTCCGAAGAGGAATACGACGAGGTCGTGCGCGACCTGGTCACTTTTCTTGCCTATCTGGCCGAGCCGGCGGCGCTGAAGCGCGAGAAATCCGGAATCTGGGTTATCCTGTTTCTGTTGCTGCTGCTCGGCGTAACTTATTTTCTGAAACGTGAGTACTGGAAAGACATCCACTAA
- a CDS encoding cytochrome b N-terminal domain-containing protein, with amino-acid sequence MTEKAGGLIGWIDERFPLTRLWNEHLAKYYAPKNFNLWYFFGSLALLVLVMQIVTGIFLTMHYKPDAALAFASVEYIMRDVEWGWLIRYMHSTGASAFFIIIYLHMFRGLMYGSFKKPRELLWLIGMFIYLTLMAEAFMGYLLPWGQMSYWGAQVIINLFGAIPYIGPDLAVWIRGDYVVSDATLNRFFAFHVIALPLVLVGLVFLHIMALHEVGSNNPDGIEIKADKDADGNPRDGVPFHPYYTVKDIVGAVVFLLLFTVVVFYVPEMGGYFLEHNNFVEANPLLTPEHISPLWYFTPFYTVLRAIPDPWYGVLAMTASILILFFLPWIDRNPVKSVRYRSFLYKVNLAFFVIAFVYLGYLGTLSVNPLRTEMAVRFSELYFLFFFVLWVYSKRRTAAFYIIWFAALVGLITLYDYVRGYDEIWPLIVPGWLIPAVYLAIHLLLPMVERLGSDKAAPARVRM; translated from the coding sequence GTGACGGAAAAGGCCGGCGGCCTCATCGGCTGGATAGACGAGCGCTTTCCGCTGACGCGGCTGTGGAACGAGCACCTCGCCAAATACTACGCGCCGAAGAACTTCAACCTGTGGTATTTCTTCGGCTCGCTGGCGCTGCTGGTGCTGGTGATGCAGATTGTGACCGGCATTTTCCTGACGATGCACTACAAGCCGGACGCGGCGCTGGCCTTCGCGTCGGTCGAGTACATCATGCGCGATGTCGAGTGGGGGTGGCTGATACGCTACATGCACTCGACCGGCGCCTCGGCGTTTTTCATCATCATCTACCTGCACATGTTTCGCGGGCTGATGTACGGCTCCTTCAAGAAGCCGCGCGAACTGCTGTGGCTGATCGGCATGTTCATCTACCTGACGCTGATGGCCGAGGCGTTCATGGGCTATCTGCTGCCGTGGGGGCAGATGTCGTACTGGGGCGCGCAGGTCATCATCAACCTGTTCGGCGCGATTCCGTACATCGGCCCCGACCTGGCGGTGTGGATACGCGGCGACTATGTGGTGTCGGACGCCACGCTCAACCGCTTTTTCGCCTTTCATGTCATCGCGCTGCCGCTGGTGCTGGTGGGGCTGGTGTTTCTCCACATCATGGCGCTGCACGAGGTCGGCTCGAACAACCCCGACGGCATCGAGATCAAGGCCGACAAGGACGCCGACGGCAACCCGCGCGACGGCGTTCCGTTTCACCCGTATTACACGGTCAAGGACATCGTCGGCGCCGTCGTCTTTCTGCTGCTGTTCACCGTCGTCGTCTTTTATGTGCCGGAGATGGGCGGCTATTTTCTCGAGCACAACAACTTCGTCGAGGCCAACCCGCTGCTGACGCCGGAGCACATCTCGCCGCTGTGGTATTTCACGCCGTTCTACACGGTGCTGCGCGCGATTCCGGACCCGTGGTACGGCGTGCTGGCGATGACGGCGTCCATCCTGATTCTGTTTTTCCTGCCGTGGATCGATCGCAACCCGGTGAAGTCGGTGCGCTACCGCAGTTTTCTCTACAAGGTGAACCTGGCGTTTTTCGTCATCGCCTTCGTCTATCTCGGCTATCTCGGCACGCTGTCGGTCAACCCGCTGCGAACCGAGATGGCGGTGCGTTTCAGCGAACTGTATTTCCTGTTTTTCTTCGTGCTGTGGGTGTACAGCAAAAGGCGCACGGCGGCGTTTTACATCATCTGGTTCGCGGCCCTCGTCGGCCTGATTACACTCTACGATTATGTGCGCGGCTACGACGAGATCTGGCCGCTGATTGTGCCGGGCTGGCTGATTCCGGCGGTCTATCTCGCCATTCACCTGCTGTTGCCGATGGTCGAGCGCCTCGGCAGCGACAAGGCGGCGCCCGCCAGGGTGCGGATGTGA
- the petA gene encoding ubiquinol-cytochrome c reductase iron-sulfur subunit, translating to MSDEYKLDTKRRRFLRTLAGLIGGIGGVVSAWPFVRMMSPSARAQAAGAPVEVDLSKIEPGEMIREEWRGKPVWIVRRTPQMLESLRESESHLRDPVSDFSEQPQYTKNPHRSIKPEYLVLVGVCTHLGCSPTFRPDAAPEDLGEHWPGGFFCACHGSRFDLAGRVYRSVPAPKNLEVPPYRFAGGDRIIVGESGEDSA from the coding sequence ATGTCGGACGAGTACAAACTGGATACCAAACGGCGGCGTTTTCTGCGGACGCTGGCCGGGCTGATTGGCGGCATCGGCGGCGTTGTGTCGGCGTGGCCGTTTGTCAGGATGATGAGTCCGAGCGCGAGGGCGCAGGCGGCGGGCGCGCCGGTCGAGGTGGATTTGTCGAAGATAGAACCCGGCGAAATGATCCGCGAGGAATGGCGCGGCAAGCCGGTGTGGATTGTGCGCCGCACGCCGCAGATGCTGGAATCGCTGCGCGAGTCGGAATCGCACCTGCGCGACCCGGTCTCGGACTTCTCCGAGCAGCCGCAATACACGAAGAACCCGCACCGCTCCATCAAGCCCGAATACCTGGTGCTGGTGGGGGTTTGCACCCACCTCGGCTGCTCGCCGACCTTCCGCCCGGATGCCGCGCCGGAGGACCTCGGCGAACACTGGCCGGGCGGGTTTTTCTGCGCCTGCCACGGCTCGCGCTTTGACCTGGCCGGGCGCGTCTATCGCAGCGTGCCGGCGCCGAAGAATCTGGAGGTGCCGCCGTACCGCTTCGCCGGCGGCGACCGCATCATCGTCGGCGAGTCCGGGGAGGACAGCGCGTGA
- a CDS encoding Nif3-like dinuclear metal center hexameric protein, whose protein sequence is MTALADIADYADRCLETARFQDYCPNGLQVEGARPVRRLVSGVTACLDLIEAAARRDADALLVHHGYFWRGESPVLTGMKARRLRRLLESGIGLLAYHLPLDAHPQLGNNAQLARRLGLRIEGVLDSDRSAPIAMHGVLEAPCDAGELQRRIERALARKPLLVDGGGGPVRTVGWCTGAAQDDIEYAVRLGLDAFISGEASERTTHIAREEGVHYYAAGHHATERYGVQALGERLAREFSIEHVFIDIDNPV, encoded by the coding sequence ATGACGGCGCTGGCCGACATCGCCGACTACGCCGACCGCTGTCTGGAAACGGCGCGGTTTCAGGACTATTGCCCGAACGGCTTGCAGGTGGAGGGCGCGCGCCCGGTGCGCCGCCTGGTTTCCGGCGTGACCGCGTGCCTTGATTTGATCGAGGCGGCGGCGCGGCGCGATGCCGACGCGCTGCTGGTTCACCACGGTTATTTCTGGCGCGGCGAGTCGCCGGTGCTGACGGGCATGAAGGCGCGGCGTCTGCGGCGTTTGCTGGAAAGCGGCATCGGCCTGCTGGCCTACCATCTGCCGCTCGACGCGCACCCGCAACTCGGCAACAACGCGCAACTGGCGCGGCGGCTGGGGCTGCGTATTGAGGGCGTGCTGGACAGCGACCGCAGCGCGCCGATTGCGATGCACGGCGTGCTGGAGGCGCCGTGCGACGCCGGCGAATTGCAGCGGCGCATCGAGCGGGCGCTGGCGCGCAAGCCGCTGCTGGTGGACGGCGGCGGCGGGCCGGTGCGCACCGTCGGCTGGTGCACCGGCGCCGCGCAGGACGACATTGAATACGCGGTGCGCCTGGGCCTGGATGCGTTCATCAGCGGCGAGGCGTCGGAAAGAACCACCCACATCGCGCGCGAAGAGGGCGTGCATTACTACGCCGCCGGCCACCACGCGACCGAACGCTATGGCGTGCAGGCCCTCGGCGAACGCCTTGCGCGGGAGTTTTCCATCGAGCATGTCTTCATTGACATTGACAACCCGGTTTGA
- the hisD gene encoding histidinol dehydrogenase, whose protein sequence is MPSAAPIEITRLSTRDSGFDDGLRRYAARHADAAADIEARVREIIGAVRERGDDALVEYAASLDGLAVNDAAELRLPPQRAAAIAASAPPEVAHALEQAADRIRRYAERQMLHDWQFEDDDGAQLGQRVTALESVGIYVPGGKAAYPSSVLMNAVPAQVAGVGRIVMMAPVADGAPDAAVMKAAEIAGVSEIYTLGGAHAVAALAHGTRSVAPVCKIVGPGNAWVAEAKRQVFGRVGVDLIAGPSEILVICDGRTEPRWIACDLFAQAEHDEQARAMLLCPDAGYLDQVLRCMNELIGDMPRAGIIRASLRDFGLMAEVGDLDEAVAIANRLAPEHLELSVERPDELLGGVRNAGAVFVGRHTSEVLGDYCAGPNHVLPTGGSARFFSPLGAHDFQKRTSVVRCTPRSADRLGRVARSLARAEGLFAHEASARCRMTR, encoded by the coding sequence ATGCCGTCCGCCGCGCCGATTGAAATCACCCGTCTGAGCACCCGCGACAGCGGGTTTGACGACGGCCTGCGCCGTTACGCGGCGCGCCACGCCGATGCCGCCGCCGATATTGAGGCGCGCGTGCGCGAAATCATCGGCGCTGTGCGCGAGCGCGGCGACGACGCGCTGGTGGAATACGCCGCGAGCCTTGACGGGCTTGCAGTCAACGACGCCGCCGAATTGCGGCTGCCGCCGCAGCGCGCCGCCGCCATCGCCGCGTCGGCGCCGCCGGAAGTCGCGCACGCGCTGGAACAGGCGGCGGACAGAATCCGGCGCTACGCCGAACGCCAGATGCTCCATGACTGGCAGTTTGAGGACGACGACGGCGCGCAGTTGGGGCAGCGCGTAACGGCGCTGGAGTCGGTCGGCATTTATGTGCCCGGCGGCAAGGCGGCGTATCCGTCGTCGGTGCTGATGAACGCCGTGCCGGCGCAGGTGGCCGGTGTCGGGCGCATTGTCATGATGGCGCCGGTGGCCGACGGCGCGCCGGACGCGGCGGTGATGAAGGCGGCGGAAATCGCCGGTGTGTCGGAGATTTACACGCTCGGCGGCGCGCACGCGGTGGCGGCGCTGGCGCACGGCACGCGCAGCGTCGCGCCGGTGTGCAAGATTGTCGGCCCCGGCAACGCCTGGGTCGCCGAGGCCAAGCGCCAGGTCTTCGGGCGCGTCGGCGTGGATTTGATCGCTGGGCCGTCCGAGATTCTGGTCATCTGCGACGGGCGCACCGAGCCGCGCTGGATTGCGTGCGACCTGTTCGCGCAGGCCGAGCACGACGAGCAGGCGCGGGCGATGCTGCTGTGCCCCGACGCCGGCTATCTGGACCAGGTGCTGCGCTGCATGAACGAACTGATCGGCGACATGCCGCGCGCCGGCATCATCCGCGCGTCGCTGCGCGACTTCGGTCTGATGGCCGAGGTCGGCGATCTGGACGAGGCCGTCGCCATCGCCAACCGGTTGGCGCCGGAGCATCTGGAACTGTCGGTCGAGCGCCCGGATGAACTGCTTGGCGGCGTGCGCAACGCCGGCGCCGTTTTCGTCGGGCGCCACACTTCCGAGGTGCTCGGCGATTACTGCGCCGGGCCGAACCATGTGTTGCCGACCGGCGGCAGCGCGCGCTTTTTCTCGCCGCTCGGCGCGCACGATTTTCAGAAGCGCACCAGCGTCGTGCGCTGCACGCCGCGCAGCGCCGACCGGCTGGGGCGGGTTGCGCGCAGCCTGGCGCGCGCCGAGGGGCTGTTCGCGCACGAGGCGTCGGCGCGCTGCCGCATGACGCGCTGA